GAAAGAAGTATATAAAAAGCTGTCTCAGTCATGGGTAGATAATTTTTAAGTATCTTTTGCAGGCTCAAGCAATCACCTCAATTCAACTATGTCGCACCCTGACTATATCACGCTGCTACATATCATGTCAATACATAATCACACGTCCACTTACTTTTGCAATGACTTTCATACCCAGTGTTTACACCTCTACTTCTATTTGCGTTTATAGCCTCGAACATACCTACCCAGTTGCGCCCCCCTTGTCCGCCGGGTAATAAAAAAAGCCAATCCCAACCTCAAAGGTCAGGAGCGGCTTTCCAGCATCTTGCGGTCTACTTCGTTTAGGATCAGTTCTTCGTCGGAGCCCAGGACATCTAAGAGCGTTGGGTTCGTTAAAAGATGATAAAATGAATTATTGTTCTTAACAGGATTCCAACCAGAGCTCCTATGATGGCAGGTTTACCTACCGATGCAACACGGGGCCCGGAAGAAAACAGCACGGCAAAAGCCACCGGATCTAAAGTGTTTATTGCAAAGCCGGCTATCCGATTTAATTCTGTTGCCGTTAAAGCACCTTCTGCTACCAGGTCTAAAGTTATTGCCATCATCGCAGTGCCGCCTGCCAGATATTTTGTTATCATCGGGAGCACAGCAATTCCCGGCACCCCAATACTAACTAATAGCGGAGACAAAGCAGTTTCCAGCAAATCAATTGCACCAACAGATCTTAAAATATTCACGAACAGCAGTGCTAATATCAGGGCAGGAAGAGTACTAAACACTATGTGAACGCCTTCTTCTCCTCCCCTGTTAATAGTCTGTAGTATACCTCGCTTTTCGACCGGTGCAGCTTCAATAATTTTCTTGTTATTTTGTCCTTCTTCTCCCGAATCCTCTGTATCTGTCAATCGATAGGCGACAAACCCTGCCAGCAATCCCCCTGCCAGAGAAGTAGCTAATGCAACAGGGACGTTTAGCCCTGCAACAGCTAACGGAAAGGTAACGTTTGCCTGGGACATTGCCATAATTGCAGCCAATGTCGCAGCAATTTTCTGTTTTGAAATATGAATGTCTCGTTCAATAATTTTTAAAGTACTCAAGGGGGCTGCAAAGTTTACAAACATAACCTGTAGAATAGCAAACACCCCCAGACCAGGGAGTCCAAATAAAATTAGAATTGGTGATAATTTTAAGGCGACCCGACCTAAAATACCCTTCTCTTCTAACACCTTCATAAAAGACATCATTATCACCATAACAGGTAATAGCACATATAAGGCGAGATTTATTCCTGTCTCACCTGAAGTTAGTAGTAGTTCAATAATATTTTGCAAAACAATTCTCCTCTAATTTTTATTTCACAATAGTAGAACAGCTTAAAGGTCATGCCTTATCATCAACTGGTAAGTACAGCTTTCTCCGCTGTTGCCGGCATGGAAAGTCCGCTTATCTCAGCCATTAATTCACCGGTACTTGAATCGGTAACGGGCATATAATTTTCGGTTTTGACTGCCTCCATTCTCCGTGGACACAGTACTCCAAGCGCTTTACCATATGTCATCACTCCTTCTGCTTTGGGTCAAACTATCGAAGCGCAGTAATCAATAGTCTGTAACCGAGTGTCTTTTTATTATATAAAGCAAGGACCAT
This region of Dethiobacter alkaliphilus AHT 1 genomic DNA includes:
- a CDS encoding nucleoside recognition domain-containing protein; this encodes MQNIIELLLTSGETGINLALYVLLPVMVIMMSFMKVLEEKGILGRVALKLSPILILFGLPGLGVFAILQVMFVNFAAPLSTLKIIERDIHISKQKIAATLAAIMAMSQANVTFPLAVAGLNVPVALATSLAGGLLAGFVAYRLTDTEDSGEEGQNNKKIIEAAPVEKRGILQTINRGGEEGVHIVFSTLPALILALLFVNILRSVGAIDLLETALSPLLVSIGVPGIAVLPMITKYLAGGTAMMAITLDLVAEGALTATELNRIAGFAINTLDPVAFAVLFSSGPRVASVGKPAIIGALVGILLRTIIHFIIF